One window of Streptomyces sp. SUK 48 genomic DNA carries:
- a CDS encoding dihydrodipicolinate synthase family protein: protein MTIRLPSCDGALRTYEPRPEPFRAAPGTALTSRTVFAAAHVVADPYADVSPGSPAAVDWDATLAFRRHLWAHGLGVAEAMDTAQRGMGLDWAGAAELIRRGAAEARSVGGRLACGVGTDQITGGTLGDIRAAYEEQLAVAEEAGAQPVLMASRALAATAAGPEDYQEIYGRLLRQCAGPVVLHWLGPMFDPALDGYWGSADLDTATEVFLQVVAAHPDKVDGVKISLLDARREVELRRRLPEGVRCYTGDDFHYPELIAGDERGFSHALLGVFDPLAPLAARAVRHLDTGDVTGFRELLDPTVELSRHLFQPPTRFYKTGVVLLAWLAGHQSHFTMLGGLQSARSLPHLARAYELADTLGLFPDPGLAEDRMKTLLTLYGVQQ, encoded by the coding sequence GTGACCATCCGACTCCCGTCCTGTGACGGCGCCTTGCGGACCTACGAGCCGCGCCCCGAGCCCTTCCGGGCCGCCCCCGGTACGGCCCTCACCTCCCGTACGGTCTTCGCCGCGGCCCATGTCGTCGCCGACCCGTACGCCGACGTCTCGCCCGGCTCGCCCGCCGCCGTCGACTGGGACGCGACCCTCGCCTTCCGCCGCCATCTGTGGGCGCACGGCCTCGGGGTCGCCGAGGCGATGGACACCGCCCAGCGCGGGATGGGCCTGGACTGGGCGGGGGCCGCCGAGCTGATCCGGCGCGGCGCGGCCGAGGCGCGATCGGTCGGCGGGCGCCTCGCCTGCGGGGTAGGCACCGACCAGATCACCGGCGGCACCCTCGGCGACATCCGGGCCGCGTACGAGGAGCAGCTCGCCGTCGCCGAGGAGGCGGGCGCCCAGCCCGTCCTGATGGCCTCGCGCGCCCTGGCCGCGACGGCCGCCGGGCCCGAGGACTACCAGGAGATCTACGGCCGCCTGCTCCGCCAGTGCGCCGGGCCGGTCGTCCTGCACTGGCTGGGCCCGATGTTCGACCCGGCGCTCGACGGCTACTGGGGCTCGGCCGACCTGGACACCGCCACCGAGGTGTTCCTCCAGGTCGTCGCCGCCCACCCGGACAAGGTCGACGGCGTCAAGATCTCCCTCCTGGACGCGCGCCGGGAGGTCGAGCTGCGCCGCCGGCTCCCGGAGGGTGTGCGCTGCTACACCGGCGACGACTTCCACTACCCCGAGCTGATCGCGGGCGACGAGCGGGGCTTCAGCCATGCCCTGCTCGGCGTCTTCGACCCGCTCGCCCCGCTGGCGGCCCGGGCGGTACGCCACCTCGACACCGGCGACGTGACCGGGTTCCGCGAACTCCTCGATCCCACGGTCGAGTTGTCCCGTCATCTGTTCCAGCCCCCCACCCGCTTCTACAAGACCGGGGTCGTCCTCCTCGCCTGGCTGGCCGGCCACCAGTCGCACTTCACGATGCTGGGCGGTCTCCAGTCGGCCCGCTCGCTCCCGCACCTGGCCCGCGCCTACGAACTCGCCGACACACTGGGCCTGTTCCCCGATCCCGGGCTCGCCGAGGACCGCATGAAGACCCTTCTCACCCTGTACGGAGTGCAGCAGTGA
- a CDS encoding sugar phosphate isomerase/epimerase family protein, whose product MTVRQLSLPELVAACAESGIGTVGLWRAPVQAYGVREAAALVRAAGLAVSTLCRGGFLTAADPRERAAALADNRRAVDEAAALGTDTLVLVSGGLPAGGRDLGAARDRVADALAELAPYAETHGVRLAVEPLHPMFAADRCVVSTLAQALDLAERFPAHQVGVAVDTYHVWWDDRAAAQIARAGAGGRIHAFQLADWTTPLPAGVLDGRGQLGDGAIDMREWRGRVEAAGYTGPIEVELFNEELWARDGREVLRETVARYLEHAV is encoded by the coding sequence ATGACGGTGCGGCAGCTGTCCCTGCCCGAACTGGTCGCCGCCTGCGCCGAGTCCGGCATCGGCACGGTCGGCCTGTGGCGCGCGCCGGTCCAGGCGTACGGCGTCCGGGAGGCGGCCGCGCTGGTCCGGGCGGCGGGGCTGGCGGTGAGCACGCTGTGCCGGGGCGGGTTCCTCACCGCCGCCGACCCCCGCGAGCGGGCCGCCGCCCTGGCCGACAACCGGCGCGCGGTGGACGAGGCGGCGGCACTCGGCACCGACACGCTGGTCCTGGTCTCCGGCGGACTCCCGGCGGGCGGCAGGGACCTGGGCGCGGCCCGCGACCGCGTCGCCGACGCCCTCGCCGAACTGGCCCCCTACGCCGAGACCCACGGCGTCCGCCTCGCCGTCGAGCCCCTGCACCCGATGTTCGCCGCCGACCGCTGCGTGGTGTCGACCCTGGCCCAGGCCCTGGACCTCGCCGAACGCTTCCCCGCGCACCAGGTCGGGGTGGCCGTGGACACGTACCACGTCTGGTGGGACGACCGGGCTGCGGCACAGATCGCCCGCGCGGGCGCGGGGGGCCGTATCCACGCCTTCCAGCTCGCCGACTGGACGACACCGCTGCCCGCGGGCGTCCTCGACGGCCGGGGGCAGCTCGGGGACGGCGCGATCGACATGCGGGAGTGGCGGGGCCGCGTGGAGGCCGCCGGATACACCGGCCCCATCGAAGTCGAGCTGTTCAACGAGGAGTTGTGGGCGCGGGACGGACGGGAGGTGCTGAGGGAGACGGTGGCGCGCTACCTGGAACACGCCGTCTGA